One Solidesulfovibrio fructosivorans JJ] DNA segment encodes these proteins:
- a CDS encoding PilZ domain-containing protein, with product MVLDMLRKKKSPREEEQEHRRNAGILDEAMAQRSKVHVKFDQQATSLTGVTASIMAMNDAGLVLELSGLSTLKERFVGQRIECFFKIVEREQRHREIFYTFATTILRIRNQSEKLPQIAVSFPGSLQGAQRRKSLRMKPSMDQFTHIALWRYDAAGGFDLAKPTVSHGHFKNSLALLENISAGGLRLLLRRDLLKEKGLSPQKGDRFILFFTFEENSPKLRGEYWLVGKINNIRPDPVSHDITLGVEFVANGVRQAESGKVEWNKIMDNVIDDMAQRIYEWHLALYRDKGLNG from the coding sequence ATGGTCCTGGACATGCTGCGCAAGAAGAAATCCCCCCGTGAGGAAGAACAGGAACATCGGCGCAATGCCGGCATCCTGGACGAAGCCATGGCCCAGCGTTCCAAGGTCCACGTCAAGTTCGATCAGCAGGCCACCAGCCTCACCGGCGTTACGGCAAGCATCATGGCCATGAACGACGCCGGGCTCGTGCTGGAGCTCAGCGGCCTGTCCACGCTTAAGGAACGTTTCGTCGGCCAGAGAATCGAATGTTTTTTTAAGATTGTTGAACGCGAGCAGCGCCACCGGGAAATATTTTATACCTTTGCCACGACCATTTTGCGCATCCGCAACCAATCCGAAAAACTTCCGCAGATCGCCGTTTCCTTCCCCGGTTCCCTGCAAGGGGCCCAACGCCGCAAAAGCCTGCGCATGAAGCCCTCCATGGACCAGTTCACGCATATCGCGCTTTGGCGCTACGATGCCGCCGGCGGCTTCGACCTGGCCAAGCCCACCGTCTCCCACGGTCATTTCAAAAATTCCCTGGCGCTTCTGGAAAACATCTCGGCCGGCGGCCTCCGCCTGCTCTTGCGGCGCGATCTGCTTAAGGAAAAAGGGCTTTCCCCGCAAAAGGGCGATCGCTTCATCCTCTTTTTCACCTTCGAGGAGAACAGCCCGAAACTGCGCGGTGAATACTGGCTGGTCGGCAAGATCAACAACATCCGGCCCGATCCCGTCTCCCATGACATCACCTTGGGGGTGGAATTCGTGGCCAACGGCGTGCGTCAGGCGGAGTCCGGCAAGGTGGAGTGGAACAAGATTATGGACAACGTCATCGACGACATGGCCCAGCGCATTTACGAATGGCATCTGGCCCTGTACCGCGACAAGGGACTCAACGGCTGA
- the gyrA gene encoding DNA gyrase subunit A — translation MSNVINIEEELKKSYLEYSLSVIIGRAIPDVRDGLKPVHRRILYAMHELSNTFNRPYKKSARVVGDVIGKYHPHGDQSVYDALVRMAQNFSMRDPIVDGQGNFGSIDGDAAAAMRYTEVRMSRLASEFLADIEKETVGFRPNYDNSLNEPEVLPTKVPNLLLNGSSGIAVGMATNIPPHNLGELCDGLLHQLDNPTCDINELLALVKGPDFPTGASIYGGKGLIEAYTTGRGSIKIRGKAEIEERKKDHQSVVIREIPYALNKSSLVEKIAALINEGRIEGVSDLRDESDRKGIRIVLDLKKGVIPDIVINALYKYTPLETSFGINMLVVADNRPALLNIQQVLEHFLSHRREVVLRRTAFDLRKSEERAHILEGLRIALDNIDEVVSIIRASKNAIEARERLMERFGLSERQAQAILDMRLQRLTNLERQKLIDEYNELIKLIEYLRSILENEEVLRGVIRDEITEIKDKYATPRKTEILEDLEGINILDLIPDEDVVITLSRRGYIKRTKVDSYQQQKRGGKGVAGVSTSGDDFVQSFCATTNHQQLLLFTNLGRMFMLPVHQIPEGQRTAKGAHIANLLPMDKEEFVATALAIREFSFERYFLFVTRKGMVKRSCTDLYKNCRSTGIIAVTLKEGDELLTVKEIDDNAEVLLATNQGLSNRFHISGIRPTGRAAAGVKGIALKGQDRVAAGVIMTGNGRNEVLTISAHGYGKRTSIEHYPLRNRGGSGVINMRVTPKTGQVIGAVMVNADDELLLLTSANKIIRLSVSDISAVGRATQGVMLVRMEGEVTVTGFDLVDPSDPIQCQTSELS, via the coding sequence GTGAGTAATGTGATCAACATTGAGGAAGAGCTCAAGAAGTCCTATTTGGAGTACTCCTTGAGCGTCATCATCGGCCGGGCCATTCCGGACGTGCGCGACGGGCTCAAACCCGTGCACCGGCGCATTTTGTACGCCATGCACGAGTTGTCCAACACGTTCAACCGGCCGTACAAGAAGTCCGCCCGCGTCGTCGGTGACGTTATCGGTAAATACCATCCGCACGGCGACCAGTCGGTCTATGACGCCTTGGTGCGCATGGCCCAGAATTTTTCCATGCGCGATCCCATCGTGGACGGCCAGGGCAACTTCGGCTCCATCGACGGCGACGCCGCGGCGGCCATGCGATACACAGAAGTGCGCATGTCGCGTCTGGCCAGCGAATTTCTGGCCGACATCGAGAAGGAGACGGTCGGGTTTCGTCCGAACTACGACAACTCCTTAAACGAACCCGAGGTGTTGCCGACCAAGGTGCCGAACCTGCTTTTAAACGGCTCCTCGGGCATCGCCGTGGGCATGGCCACCAACATCCCGCCCCACAACCTGGGCGAATTGTGCGACGGCCTGCTGCATCAGCTGGACAACCCGACCTGCGACATCAACGAGCTGCTCGCCCTGGTCAAGGGGCCGGATTTCCCCACAGGCGCGTCCATTTACGGCGGCAAGGGGCTTATCGAGGCCTACACCACCGGGCGCGGCTCCATCAAAATCCGCGGCAAGGCCGAGATCGAGGAGCGGAAAAAGGACCACCAGTCCGTGGTCATCCGCGAGATTCCCTACGCCCTCAACAAGTCGTCGCTGGTGGAAAAGATCGCGGCCCTGATTAATGAGGGACGCATCGAGGGCGTGTCCGACCTGCGCGACGAATCCGACCGCAAGGGCATCCGCATCGTCCTCGACCTCAAAAAGGGCGTCATTCCGGACATCGTCATCAACGCCCTGTACAAGTACACGCCCCTTGAGACGTCTTTCGGCATCAACATGCTGGTCGTGGCCGACAACCGGCCGGCGCTCCTTAATATCCAACAAGTCCTCGAGCATTTCCTCAGCCACCGCCGCGAGGTGGTGCTGCGGCGCACGGCCTTCGACCTGCGCAAGTCCGAGGAACGCGCCCACATCCTCGAAGGCCTGCGCATCGCGCTGGACAACATCGACGAGGTCGTTTCCATTATCCGGGCTTCCAAGAACGCCATCGAGGCCCGCGAGCGCCTGATGGAGCGGTTCGGACTGTCCGAGCGGCAGGCCCAGGCCATCCTGGACATGCGCTTGCAGCGCCTGACCAACCTCGAGCGGCAGAAGCTCATCGACGAGTACAACGAGCTTATAAAGCTCATCGAGTACCTGCGCAGCATCCTGGAAAACGAGGAAGTGCTTCGCGGCGTCATCCGCGACGAGATCACGGAGATCAAGGACAAGTACGCCACGCCGCGAAAGACCGAGATTCTCGAGGACCTGGAAGGCATCAACATCCTCGACCTCATTCCGGACGAGGACGTGGTCATCACGCTTTCCCGGCGCGGCTACATCAAGCGCACCAAGGTCGACAGCTATCAGCAGCAAAAGCGCGGCGGCAAGGGCGTGGCCGGGGTCTCCACCTCGGGCGACGATTTCGTCCAGTCCTTTTGCGCCACCACCAACCACCAGCAACTGCTTTTATTTACCAACCTCGGCCGCATGTTCATGCTGCCCGTGCACCAGATTCCCGAGGGACAGCGCACGGCCAAGGGGGCGCATATCGCCAACCTGCTCCCCATGGACAAGGAAGAGTTCGTCGCCACGGCCCTGGCTATTCGCGAATTCTCTTTCGAGCGCTATTTCCTCTTTGTGACCCGCAAGGGCATGGTCAAGCGCTCCTGCACCGACCTCTACAAGAACTGCCGCAGCACGGGCATTATCGCCGTGACCCTCAAGGAAGGCGACGAGCTGCTGACGGTCAAGGAAATCGACGACAACGCCGAAGTGCTTCTGGCCACCAACCAGGGCCTGTCCAACCGGTTCCACATCTCCGGCATCCGTCCCACGGGCCGGGCGGCGGCCGGCGTCAAGGGCATCGCCCTGAAAGGCCAGGACCGCGTTGCCGCCGGCGTCATCATGACGGGCAACGGCCGTAACGAGGTGCTCACCATCTCGGCCCACGGCTACGGCAAACGCACGTCCATCGAGCATTATCCGCTGCGCAACCGTGGCGGCTCCGGCGTCATCAACATGCGCGTGACCCCGAAAACGGGGCAGGTCATCGGCGCGGTCATGGTCAACGCCGACGACGAACTGCTGCTTCTCACCTCGGCCAACAAGATCATCCGCCTGTCCGTGTCCGACATCAGCGCCGTGGGCCGCGCCACCCAGGGCGTGATGCTCGTGCGCATGGAGGGCGAAGTGACGGTCACCGGATTCGATCTGGTCGATCCGAGCGATCCCATCCAGTGTCAAACGTCCGAGCTTTCCTGA
- a CDS encoding tetratricopeptide repeat protein produces the protein MSNVRAFLKPFLTGGLIVLFFVQAACHGPERSPGDALLDGARQAFLDGRYGDAEHDYQTYLERFPKGTARLEAWQRLADISQDIRVSPRKAALLLETALLENAGNPAVQASLSLRAASLRLEGKDYDGATKQLTRVIALPGLDTGMLAKACRELAHARIQARDTAGALEAYTLCRTKVTDPGQRSQCDLSKARLLMQLDRLQEAEPILQELFADKRLPASVRGEAGFALGQLSEDGHDKKAARKYYEQVRDMYPNPLAVAQKLKYLK, from the coding sequence GTGTCAAACGTCCGAGCTTTCCTGAAGCCCTTCCTGACAGGCGGCCTGATTGTTCTGTTTTTTGTTCAGGCCGCCTGCCACGGGCCTGAGAGATCGCCCGGGGACGCGCTTCTCGACGGAGCCAGACAGGCCTTTCTCGACGGTCGCTACGGCGACGCCGAACACGACTACCAGACCTACCTGGAACGCTTTCCCAAAGGCACGGCGCGGCTCGAAGCCTGGCAAAGGCTTGCGGATATCAGCCAGGATATCCGCGTCTCCCCGCGAAAAGCCGCCCTGCTCCTGGAGACGGCGCTGCTTGAAAACGCCGGCAATCCCGCCGTACAGGCCAGCCTGTCCCTGCGGGCCGCAAGCCTGCGGCTGGAGGGGAAGGATTACGACGGGGCGACGAAGCAGCTGACGCGCGTCATCGCCCTTCCCGGCCTGGATACGGGCATGCTGGCCAAAGCCTGCCGGGAACTGGCCCATGCGCGCATCCAGGCCCGGGATACGGCCGGAGCCCTCGAGGCCTATACGCTTTGCCGGACAAAGGTGACCGATCCCGGGCAACGATCCCAGTGCGATTTGTCCAAGGCCCGGCTTTTGATGCAGCTGGACCGGCTTCAGGAAGCGGAACCGATTTTGCAGGAGCTTTTTGCCGACAAGCGTCTTCCCGCTTCCGTTCGTGGTGAGGCCGGCTTTGCCCTGGGCCAGTTATCCGAAGACGGACATGACAAGAAAGCGGCCCGAAAGTATTATGAACAGGTGCGCGATATGTATCCCAACCCGCTGGCGGTTGCGCAAAAACTGAAATATCTGAAATAA
- the coaBC gene encoding bifunctional phosphopantothenoylcysteine decarboxylase/phosphopantothenate--cysteine ligase CoaBC has protein sequence MTSTHCDFKGYSGRRVHLGVTGSVAAFKVLSLLRRLVASGASVGVTLTTAAQRFVTPLSFEALGADPVYTDMFSPEAANFAHLAPAQAADVLAVVPATADILARLSCGLAGDLLACQALAFEGPVVVAPAMNPRLWKAAATQANWATLCSRGVIGVMPDCGEMACGESGQGRLAEEDAIFTAILKALTPQDLAGKKVLVSLGPTREYFDAARFWSNPSTGRMGACLAMAAWLRGASVTVVSGPVSWWFPADVTVVPVTTAGQMHEACLAAWPACDMAVMTAAVADFSPVPHPGGGKFKKDAAGKELTLTFSPTHDILAAMGQKKRAGQKLVGFCAETDNLLENAKGKLRRKNCDLIVANPIGRADAGFAASDNEAIVLAANGRDEHWESAPKTEIAWKIWDSTIRF, from the coding sequence ATGACGTCAACACATTGTGATTTCAAAGGATATAGTGGCCGTCGCGTCCATCTCGGCGTGACCGGTTCCGTTGCCGCCTTCAAGGTGCTGTCCCTTCTGCGACGGCTTGTCGCCTCGGGCGCGTCCGTGGGCGTGACCTTGACCACGGCCGCCCAACGTTTCGTCACTCCGCTTTCCTTTGAGGCCTTGGGGGCCGATCCCGTTTACACCGACATGTTTTCCCCGGAAGCGGCCAATTTCGCCCATCTCGCACCGGCTCAGGCCGCCGACGTCCTGGCTGTCGTTCCGGCCACGGCCGACATCCTGGCCCGTTTGTCCTGCGGTCTGGCCGGCGATTTGCTCGCCTGTCAGGCCCTGGCCTTCGAAGGGCCTGTGGTCGTTGCTCCGGCCATGAACCCCCGGCTTTGGAAGGCGGCCGCCACCCAGGCCAATTGGGCGACGCTTTGTTCGCGCGGCGTCATCGGCGTCATGCCCGATTGCGGGGAGATGGCTTGCGGCGAATCCGGCCAGGGCAGGCTCGCCGAGGAGGACGCCATTTTCACGGCCATCCTCAAGGCCCTCACCCCCCAGGATCTGGCCGGAAAAAAGGTGCTGGTGAGTCTTGGACCGACCCGCGAATATTTCGATGCCGCCCGCTTCTGGTCCAACCCGTCCACCGGCCGCATGGGGGCCTGCCTGGCCATGGCCGCCTGGTTGCGCGGCGCCTCGGTGACGGTGGTTTCCGGCCCTGTTTCCTGGTGGTTTCCGGCCGACGTCACGGTTGTTCCGGTCACAACCGCCGGCCAGATGCACGAGGCCTGCCTGGCCGCTTGGCCGGCCTGCGACATGGCCGTCATGACCGCGGCGGTAGCCGATTTTTCGCCTGTTCCGCATCCCGGCGGCGGCAAGTTCAAAAAGGATGCGGCCGGCAAGGAACTGACCCTGACATTTTCTCCCACCCATGATATCCTGGCGGCAATGGGCCAAAAAAAGCGCGCCGGCCAGAAGCTTGTCGGCTTTTGCGCCGAAACGGACAATTTGCTGGAAAACGCCAAGGGAAAGCTCAGGCGCAAAAACTGCGACCTGATCGTGGCCAACCCCATCGGTCGGGCCGATGCCGGGTTTGCGGCATCGGACAATGAGGCCATTGTCCTTGCCGCTAATGGCCGTGACGAGCACTGGGAAAGCGCGCCGAAAACGGAAATCGCCTGGAAAATATGGGACTCAACGATTCGCTTTTAA
- the gyrB gene encoding DNA topoisomerase (ATP-hydrolyzing) subunit B, with translation MSQDNAPQASHGPQAYDASSITVLEGLSAVRKRPAMYIGSTDSRGLHHLVWEVVDNSIDESMAGFCDRIVVTIHLDNSVTVSDNGRGIPVDMHPKEHRPAVEVVMTVLHAGGKFDNETYKVSGGLHGVGVSVVNALSEYLEVTVRRDGKKHQQRYERGVPVTPLTVIGEADVTGTTIRFKPDEEIFETNQFNHDTLVKRFEELAYLNRGLEIDYRDERTNERVTYRFDGGLKRFVADLNAGEQTIHDIIDGTGEIDGIVTDFALQYNANYKEEVLTFANNIRTREGGTHLAGFKTALTRAINTYIEKSDLPKKFKQKLTGDDVREGLTAVISVKLPGPQFEGQTKTKLGNSEVAGIVAKVVFEAMNVHFEENPKDAKSIVEKAVDAARAREAARKAKELVRRKGALSDHSLPGKLADCQSKNPEESELFIVEGDSAGGSAKQGRDPRFQAILPLRGKILNVERTRTDKMLGNKEIRNLITAMGPTPAMGEEDEEKEAENYARLRYHKIVIMTDADVDGAHIRTLLLTFFFRRYERLIENGYIYIAQPPLYRVFKGDFEKFIKDDEELSTFLMGRIGQDVTVASGEKVFSGEALSSLLENIRSLEARIHEAAAYGLPEEILTILLGYDRLAPSDFASHETFPQGLVPYLREKGFELEIEAEEIDDEKRLYAVFIAANQARHRIAVEFFSSKIYRHAHETYGELLAECPEMPLTITRKEESRQVASFFELYKALMDDALKGINIQRYKGLGEMNPEQLWETTMNPEKRSFLQVSIQDAGDANDIFDQLMGEKVEGRRTFIERNALTVRELDI, from the coding sequence ATGAGTCAGGACAACGCGCCCCAGGCGAGCCACGGCCCGCAAGCCTACGACGCCAGTTCCATCACCGTTCTGGAGGGCCTTTCGGCCGTGCGCAAGCGCCCGGCCATGTACATCGGCTCCACCGACTCCCGGGGCCTGCATCACCTTGTCTGGGAAGTCGTGGACAACTCCATCGACGAATCCATGGCCGGATTTTGCGACCGCATCGTCGTGACCATCCACCTGGACAACTCGGTGACGGTCTCGGACAACGGCCGCGGCATCCCCGTGGACATGCACCCCAAGGAACACCGCCCGGCCGTGGAAGTGGTCATGACCGTGCTCCACGCCGGCGGCAAGTTCGACAACGAGACGTACAAGGTCTCGGGCGGCCTGCACGGCGTCGGCGTTTCCGTCGTCAACGCCCTGTCGGAATACCTCGAGGTCACCGTGCGCCGCGACGGCAAGAAGCACCAGCAGCGCTACGAGCGGGGCGTGCCCGTCACGCCCCTGACCGTCATCGGCGAGGCCGATGTGACCGGCACCACCATCCGCTTCAAGCCCGACGAGGAGATCTTCGAGACCAACCAGTTCAACCACGACACACTGGTCAAGCGTTTCGAGGAGCTGGCCTACCTCAACCGGGGCCTGGAGATCGACTACCGCGACGAGCGCACGAACGAACGCGTGACCTACCGTTTCGACGGCGGCCTCAAGCGCTTCGTGGCCGACCTCAACGCCGGCGAACAGACCATCCACGACATCATCGACGGCACGGGCGAGATCGACGGCATCGTCACGGACTTCGCCCTGCAATACAACGCCAACTACAAGGAAGAGGTGCTGACCTTCGCCAACAACATCCGCACCCGCGAAGGCGGCACCCATCTGGCCGGGTTCAAGACGGCGCTCACCCGGGCCATCAACACCTATATCGAGAAGTCGGACCTGCCCAAGAAATTCAAGCAGAAGCTGACCGGCGACGACGTGCGCGAGGGCCTCACCGCCGTCATCTCGGTGAAACTGCCCGGACCCCAGTTCGAGGGCCAGACCAAGACCAAGCTCGGCAACTCCGAAGTGGCCGGCATCGTGGCCAAGGTCGTCTTCGAAGCCATGAACGTCCATTTCGAGGAAAACCCGAAAGACGCCAAGTCCATCGTGGAAAAGGCCGTGGACGCGGCCAGGGCCCGCGAAGCGGCGCGAAAGGCCAAGGAGCTGGTGCGGCGCAAGGGCGCCCTCTCCGACCATTCCCTGCCCGGCAAGCTGGCTGACTGCCAGAGCAAGAACCCCGAGGAATCGGAACTCTTCATCGTCGAGGGCGACTCGGCAGGCGGCTCGGCCAAGCAGGGGCGCGATCCGCGCTTCCAGGCCATCCTGCCCCTTCGCGGCAAGATCCTGAACGTCGAGCGCACCCGCACCGACAAGATGCTCGGCAACAAGGAAATCCGAAACCTCATCACCGCCATGGGCCCAACTCCGGCCATGGGCGAGGAGGACGAGGAGAAGGAAGCCGAGAACTACGCGCGCCTTCGCTACCACAAGATCGTCATCATGACCGATGCCGACGTGGACGGCGCGCACATCCGCACCCTGCTCCTCACCTTCTTCTTCCGCCGCTACGAGAGGCTCATCGAGAACGGCTACATCTACATCGCCCAGCCGCCGCTCTACCGCGTTTTCAAGGGCGATTTCGAGAAGTTCATCAAGGACGACGAGGAACTCTCCACCTTCCTTATGGGCCGCATCGGCCAGGATGTGACCGTGGCCTCAGGCGAGAAGGTCTTCTCCGGTGAAGCCCTCTCGTCGCTTCTCGAGAACATCCGGTCCCTCGAGGCGCGTATCCATGAGGCCGCCGCCTACGGCCTGCCCGAGGAGATACTGACCATTCTCCTCGGCTACGACCGCCTGGCCCCGTCCGATTTCGCCAGCCACGAAACCTTTCCCCAGGGACTCGTTCCCTACCTGAGGGAAAAAGGCTTCGAACTCGAAATCGAAGCCGAGGAGATCGACGACGAAAAGCGGCTCTACGCCGTGTTCATCGCCGCCAACCAGGCCAGGCACCGCATCGCCGTGGAGTTTTTCAGCTCCAAGATCTACCGCCATGCCCACGAAACCTATGGCGAACTGCTGGCCGAATGCCCGGAAATGCCGCTGACCATCACCCGCAAGGAGGAATCCAGGCAGGTGGCCAGCTTCTTCGAACTCTACAAGGCGCTCATGGACGACGCCTTAAAGGGCATCAACATCCAGCGTTACAAAGGCCTCGGTGAAATGAACCCGGAACAGCTCTGGGAAACCACCATGAACCCGGAAAAACGCAGCTTCCTGCAAGTCTCCATTCAGGATGCCGGCGACGCCAACGACATCTTCGACCAGCTTATGGGCGAAAAAGTCGAAGGCCGCCGTACCTTCATCGAACGCAACGCCTTAACGGTGCGGGAGTTGGATATTTAA
- a CDS encoding slipin family protein, which yields MYAFIPILAIIIFIVVTSLRVLNEYERGVIFRLGRIIGAKGPGLILLFPIIDRMTKVSMRTFAMDVPNQDVITRDNVSIKVNAVVYFRVVEPIKAILEVEDYMYATSQISQTTLRSVCGGVELDEILAHRDKVNEQVQTILDQHAGPWGIKVANVELKYIDLPQEMQRAMAKQAEAERERRAKVINAEGEYQAASRLAQAAAIIAVRPEALQLRYLQTMREMAAESHAATILPIPLDFIRSFFHVPSHAASPQPDLAPDLAATNPKPDSTVEAPSDPSQAKQPGDA from the coding sequence ATGTACGCGTTTATCCCCATCCTGGCCATTATCATTTTTATTGTCGTCACCTCGCTTCGGGTGCTCAACGAGTACGAACGCGGCGTCATTTTCCGGCTTGGCCGCATCATCGGGGCCAAGGGACCAGGGCTTATCCTGCTTTTTCCCATCATCGACCGCATGACCAAGGTCTCCATGCGCACCTTCGCCATGGACGTGCCCAACCAGGACGTCATCACCCGCGACAACGTCAGCATCAAGGTCAATGCCGTGGTCTACTTCCGGGTGGTCGAGCCTATAAAGGCCATCCTCGAGGTCGAGGATTACATGTACGCGACCTCCCAGATTTCCCAAACCACCCTGCGCAGCGTCTGCGGCGGCGTGGAGCTCGACGAGATCCTGGCCCACCGGGACAAGGTCAACGAGCAGGTCCAGACCATTCTCGACCAGCATGCCGGCCCCTGGGGCATCAAGGTCGCCAACGTGGAGCTCAAATACATCGATTTGCCCCAGGAAATGCAGCGGGCCATGGCCAAGCAGGCCGAAGCCGAACGCGAGCGCCGGGCCAAAGTCATCAATGCCGAGGGCGAATATCAGGCCGCCTCGCGACTGGCCCAGGCCGCGGCCATCATCGCCGTGCGCCCAGAAGCCTTGCAACTGCGCTATCTGCAAACCATGCGCGAAATGGCCGCTGAAAGCCATGCCGCCACTATTTTGCCCATTCCTCTTGATTTTATCCGCTCTTTTTTTCATGTTCCGAGCCACGCCGCGTCACCCCAACCGGACCTTGCGCCGGACCTCGCGGCAACGAATCCGAAACCCGATTCCACAGTTGAGGCGCCATCCGATCCGTCACAAGCCAAACAGCCTGGCGACGCGTGA
- a CDS encoding NfeD family protein, translated as MTLSMPLAAGKRFFSAFLLIAPLFFIPTLSRAQSAPIAVFTATLSASISPAQADMLDGAIAAAKKGGAALLILRLDTPGGGIEPMRRMVTSILGSPVPIVIWIAPSGARAASAGVFLVAAASVAAMAPDTTIGSASPVGPGGGDLGKTLHKKIKNDLESLVRGMALSHGRNAKWYQRFVANAENLTAAEAVRERVVDFIAVDQLDLLTQIGKRGIESGGKVLRFSPDAVVVTAYDPGWRYGVLTWLLDPQVAYILLLIGVAGLFFELTTPGAILPGVIGGLCILPALYALSILPTNVTGLLLLLFGGGLFLLELHVTSYGLLSVAGVAALFTGSMLLFRHNGHPGLPLSVIAPTVAGVSLILLLAGWIVAKAQRQKPRSGLEALVGQIATVRHFTGKTGKVFVNGEIWNATLDARCVDCRPQPGQSVHIVAAKGMTLVVSTEEVPPTFTENR; from the coding sequence ATGACGCTCTCGATGCCCTTGGCGGCGGGTAAGCGCTTTTTTTCCGCTTTCCTGCTCATCGCCCCGCTCTTTTTCATTCCAACGCTTTCCCGGGCCCAATCAGCGCCCATTGCCGTTTTTACGGCGACCTTGAGCGCCTCCATCTCGCCGGCCCAGGCCGACATGCTTGACGGGGCCATTGCCGCGGCCAAAAAGGGCGGCGCCGCCTTGCTCATCCTGCGCCTCGATACGCCCGGCGGCGGCATCGAGCCCATGCGCCGCATGGTGACCTCCATCCTCGGCAGTCCTGTGCCCATCGTCATCTGGATCGCCCCTTCCGGGGCCAGGGCCGCCTCGGCCGGGGTCTTTCTTGTGGCCGCCGCTTCCGTAGCCGCCATGGCTCCGGATACGACCATCGGGTCCGCCTCGCCCGTGGGCCCGGGCGGCGGCGACCTTGGCAAGACGCTGCACAAGAAGATCAAAAACGACTTGGAAAGCCTGGTGCGCGGGATGGCACTTTCCCATGGCCGCAACGCCAAATGGTACCAGCGTTTTGTGGCCAATGCCGAAAACCTGACCGCCGCCGAGGCGGTGCGCGAACGTGTGGTGGATTTCATTGCCGTCGACCAGCTGGATCTTTTGACCCAGATCGGCAAGCGCGGCATCGAATCCGGCGGCAAGGTCCTGCGCTTTTCCCCGGATGCCGTGGTCGTCACGGCCTATGACCCCGGTTGGCGCTACGGTGTTCTGACCTGGCTGCTCGATCCGCAGGTGGCGTATATTCTGCTCCTGATCGGCGTTGCCGGCCTTTTCTTCGAACTGACCACGCCAGGGGCCATTTTGCCCGGCGTTATCGGCGGATTGTGCATCCTGCCGGCCCTTTACGCCCTGTCCATCCTGCCGACCAACGTTACGGGCTTATTGTTGCTGCTTTTTGGCGGCGGTCTTTTTTTACTGGAACTGCATGTGACCAGCTACGGCCTTTTGAGCGTGGCCGGCGTGGCCGCGCTTTTTACCGGATCGATGCTGCTTTTCCGCCACAACGGCCATCCCGGCCTGCCGCTTTCCGTCATCGCCCCGACCGTGGCCGGCGTTTCCCTGATCCTGCTTTTGGCCGGTTGGATCGTGGCCAAGGCCCAACGGCAAAAGCCCCGCTCCGGTCTGGAGGCCCTTGTCGGCCAGATCGCCACGGTCCGTCATTTCACGGGGAAAACGGGCAAGGTCTTTGTCAACGGGGAAATCTGGAACGCTACCCTTGATGCCCGTTGCGTCGATTGCCGGCCCCAGCCCGGCCAGTCCGTGCACATCGTCGCCGCAAAAGGCATGACGCTTGTCGTGTCGACCGAGGAAGTCCCCCCGACTTTTACTGAGAACCGGTAA
- a CDS encoding Mut7-C RNAse domain-containing protein codes for MDKAATLRFRGALRELLRRPAANGVVVYPVTREASIKDVIEALGPPHTEIHGIIADDRPVGFEHRLAPGERITIEPAVFPIDVFTPTLLRPTPLPLPKQRFVADANVGRLATLLRLLGYDAVYDRDMEDGELARIAAEEGRIALSRDVSCLKRSKIMYGRLIRANDPQEQLRDILRAFGLTPPYGAFTRCLRCNRELAPVDKKDILDRLLPKTKRYYEKFSMCPECGRIYWAGSHYEHMRGWIREILKGEETISR; via the coding sequence ATGGACAAGGCGGCCACATTGCGCTTCCGTGGCGCTTTGCGGGAACTGTTGCGGCGACCGGCCGCAAACGGCGTAGTCGTGTATCCTGTGACGCGCGAAGCCTCGATCAAGGACGTCATCGAGGCCCTGGGGCCGCCCCACACCGAAATCCACGGCATCATTGCCGACGATCGGCCGGTCGGATTCGAACACAGGCTGGCCCCGGGCGAGCGCATCACAATCGAACCGGCCGTTTTCCCCATCGACGTCTTCACCCCGACCCTGCTGCGGCCGACACCGCTTCCCCTTCCTAAGCAGCGTTTCGTTGCGGACGCCAATGTCGGCCGGCTGGCCACGCTCCTGCGGCTGCTCGGATACGACGCGGTCTACGATCGTGACATGGAAGACGGAGAGCTGGCCCGCATCGCCGCGGAAGAAGGGCGTATAGCCCTGTCCCGGGACGTCAGCTGCCTGAAGCGGTCCAAGATCATGTATGGCCGGCTGATCCGGGCCAACGATCCGCAGGAACAGTTGCGCGACATCCTGCGCGCCTTCGGGCTGACCCCGCCTTACGGCGCGTTCACGCGCTGCCTGCGCTGCAACCGGGAGCTTGCGCCGGTGGATAAAAAGGACATCCTGGACCGGCTGTTGCCGAAGACAAAGCGCTATTACGAAAAATTCTCGATGTGCCCGGAGTGTGGCCGCATCTATTGGGCGGGCTCGCATTACGAGCATATGCGGGGATGGATACGGGAGATTCTTAAAGGGGAGGAGACAATCAGCCGTTGA